In Leptospirillum ferriphilum, a genomic segment contains:
- the mobF gene encoding MobF family relaxase, which produces MLSITVKKGQTAKDLAGVADYPDENRNKEKQVGAVEDYYSQGSEATPSRWLGGAAAELSLSGAVNREDLLATLQGFDPRTGEALVQKAGVDRRYAFDMTFSAPKSVSIAWAVGTDEVKRGIEAAQDRAVERTLAFIEEKFALARRGSSKEGTITKEHVKLLAAVYRHGSSRELDPQIHSHAMLQNLGLRADGSWGALNEKELFEWKLALGAVYRAELSSEINNNLEFGIEADREYFRLAGIPKELEEEFSKRRVQIEKALSEKGLSGGKASEVAALDTRKGKEVVSAEILSEEWTKIAGEYGITAESFQGLRTKERESNHDSFSLDSPELFRKLTTMEAVFQEKDLFRVAGVACSQNGRGLDAVKTEVAALLKDPEIVKLRGQDGAIYYTTQEMLALEKEIQTMARAGKEDARHVVSPEVTKAGIARYEFEKDFRLSDEQRVAIDHLTTESGRIRILEGHAGAGKSTALVPIRYAYETQGFEVIGCSLQGKKAAGLQKDTGIRSQTLASLLRELQGYEREDGEKVPPTKSLTEKTVVVVDEAAMNDTRLMAGLIRETEKAGAKVLLVGDESQVPPVAAGNPFKTLKKELGYATLTENRRQREDWQKDASREIRAGKVAEGLRKYLEADMIAIAKDRDEAIKKTVEAWMDRFNAGDPSKTLLTAYRREDVRELNAKARAEMENFGILTGFRVETIVRDREGNSEGKREFQAGERLYFKKNDRKMGVMNGETGILAHIDVTSDGKDCVFTVKMDNGKEIRFDPRDYAQIDYGYAVTIHKSQGETVDFSSNLVTGMGLNALYVQLTRHRDGIQIVLTEDQIDKMAENSGVELEPTDKMIDFIEQLLAKQPKLAPLLPEDWNKKFDDLREFLDKHSGVELGGRKEREGQNEFDPRLEKLKALLASIRKNEKMNVLDFEVVDEKEKKEGKLEKWIGKEVLEKPEDRSLGAPSPEKEPGNGKEEGIRPAERKYELERGGMEM; this is translated from the coding sequence ATGCTCTCCATCACCGTCAAGAAAGGACAGACGGCAAAAGACCTGGCCGGAGTCGCGGACTACCCGGACGAAAACCGGAACAAGGAGAAACAGGTCGGGGCGGTCGAGGACTACTACTCCCAGGGATCAGAGGCGACCCCTTCCCGCTGGCTCGGAGGAGCGGCCGCCGAACTGTCTCTGTCCGGAGCCGTGAACCGGGAAGACCTGCTTGCGACCCTTCAGGGGTTCGATCCCCGGACGGGAGAGGCCCTGGTCCAGAAGGCGGGGGTGGATCGCCGGTATGCGTTCGATATGACCTTCTCCGCTCCGAAGTCGGTCAGCATCGCCTGGGCCGTGGGAACCGATGAAGTCAAAAGAGGCATCGAGGCTGCCCAGGACCGGGCTGTCGAACGCACGCTGGCCTTTATTGAGGAAAAGTTTGCCCTGGCGAGACGGGGAAGTTCGAAGGAAGGGACAATCACGAAAGAACACGTGAAGCTTCTCGCGGCCGTCTACCGCCACGGCAGCTCCCGGGAGCTGGACCCCCAGATCCACTCCCATGCCATGCTCCAGAACCTGGGCCTGAGAGCCGACGGCTCCTGGGGAGCCCTGAACGAAAAAGAGCTTTTTGAGTGGAAACTGGCTCTCGGGGCCGTGTACCGGGCCGAACTGTCTTCGGAAATCAACAATAATCTCGAGTTCGGAATCGAGGCCGACCGGGAGTATTTCCGCCTGGCCGGGATTCCCAAAGAGCTTGAAGAAGAGTTTTCAAAGCGCCGGGTCCAGATCGAGAAGGCCCTGTCTGAAAAAGGCCTGTCGGGCGGCAAAGCCAGCGAGGTCGCGGCGCTCGACACGAGAAAAGGGAAGGAAGTCGTCTCGGCGGAGATTTTAAGTGAAGAATGGACGAAAATCGCCGGAGAGTACGGGATCACGGCAGAATCTTTTCAGGGCCTCAGGACGAAGGAGAGGGAATCGAATCATGATTCTTTTTCTCTCGATAGTCCCGAACTCTTCCGGAAGCTAACGACGATGGAAGCGGTCTTTCAGGAGAAGGACCTGTTCCGGGTTGCCGGCGTCGCATGTTCCCAAAATGGGCGGGGACTGGACGCCGTGAAGACGGAAGTCGCGGCACTTCTCAAAGATCCGGAGATCGTGAAACTGCGGGGTCAGGACGGGGCGATCTACTATACCACCCAGGAAATGCTCGCCCTCGAAAAAGAGATCCAGACCATGGCCCGGGCGGGAAAGGAGGACGCCCGGCATGTCGTTTCTCCGGAAGTGACAAAAGCTGGAATTGCCCGGTATGAGTTCGAGAAAGACTTCAGGCTCTCGGACGAGCAGCGGGTGGCGATCGACCATCTGACGACCGAATCCGGACGGATCCGGATCCTGGAGGGCCACGCCGGAGCTGGGAAGAGCACAGCCCTGGTTCCGATCCGGTATGCTTATGAAACCCAAGGCTTCGAAGTCATCGGGTGCTCCCTCCAGGGGAAGAAGGCGGCGGGCCTCCAGAAGGACACGGGGATCCGATCCCAGACTTTAGCTTCCCTTCTCCGGGAGCTCCAGGGATACGAGCGGGAGGACGGGGAGAAAGTCCCGCCGACGAAGAGTTTGACGGAAAAGACCGTCGTTGTCGTGGACGAGGCCGCCATGAACGACACCCGGCTCATGGCCGGACTGATCCGCGAGACTGAAAAGGCGGGGGCGAAGGTCCTCCTGGTCGGGGATGAGTCCCAGGTGCCTCCCGTGGCCGCCGGCAACCCCTTCAAAACCCTCAAGAAAGAACTCGGGTACGCCACGCTCACGGAAAACCGCCGGCAGCGGGAGGACTGGCAGAAGGACGCTTCTCGTGAGATCCGGGCAGGGAAGGTTGCGGAAGGACTTCGGAAGTATCTGGAGGCCGACATGATCGCCATTGCCAAGGACCGGGATGAGGCGATCAAAAAAACTGTCGAGGCCTGGATGGACCGTTTCAATGCCGGGGATCCGAGCAAAACCTTGCTCACCGCCTACAGGCGGGAGGACGTTCGGGAGCTGAACGCCAAAGCGAGGGCGGAGATGGAAAACTTCGGGATTCTGACCGGGTTCCGGGTCGAAACGATCGTCCGGGACCGGGAAGGAAATTCCGAAGGAAAGCGGGAATTCCAGGCGGGCGAACGGCTCTACTTCAAGAAGAACGACCGGAAGATGGGAGTGATGAACGGGGAAACGGGAATCCTGGCGCATATAGACGTGACGAGTGACGGTAAAGATTGCGTGTTCACGGTCAAGATGGACAATGGAAAAGAGATCCGGTTCGATCCGCGGGACTACGCGCAGATCGATTATGGCTATGCCGTCACGATCCACAAGAGCCAAGGGGAGACCGTCGATTTCTCCTCGAACCTGGTCACGGGCATGGGACTGAATGCCCTCTATGTCCAGTTGACCCGCCACCGGGACGGGATCCAGATCGTTTTGACGGAGGACCAGATCGACAAGATGGCCGAAAACAGCGGAGTGGAGCTTGAGCCCACGGACAAGATGATCGACTTCATCGAACAGCTACTTGCAAAGCAGCCGAAGCTCGCCCCTCTTCTTCCGGAAGACTGGAACAAGAAATTCGATGACCTCCGGGAATTTCTTGACAAACACTCCGGGGTCGAACTCGGCGGCCGAAAGGAACGGGAAGGACAGAACGAATTTGATCCCAGGCTGGAAAAGCTCAAGGCCCTTCTCGCCTCGATCCGGAAAAACGAGAAGATGAACGTCCTTGACTTCGAGGTCGTGGACGAGAAAGAAAAGAAAGAAGGAAAGTTGGAAAAGTGGATCGGGAAAGAAGTCCTGGAAAAACCGGAGGACCGGAGCTTGGGGGCTCCCTCCCCGGAGAAAGAGCCCGGGAACGGCAAGGAAGAAGGGATCCGTCCAGCAGAACGGAAATACGAGCTGGAACGGGGCGGAATGGAAATGTGA
- a CDS encoding copper-binding protein produces the protein MNTLKNRFFTTTGILTGVLGMVLSGTLALADDMGGGMGDMNGMSNMSSGMGSSSSSPAVGHGKGVVKSLDTKAGTVTITHGPIKEFGWKGMTMAFSVKHRSFLSSLKKGEQVQFDVIQGNNGPVITKIEERP, from the coding sequence ATGAATACTCTGAAAAACCGATTTTTTACCACGACAGGAATTTTGACAGGAGTGCTCGGAATGGTCCTTTCTGGAACACTCGCCCTAGCGGACGACATGGGAGGAGGGATGGGAGACATGAACGGGATGTCCAACATGTCCTCCGGGATGGGAAGCTCTTCTTCCTCTCCAGCCGTCGGACATGGAAAAGGCGTCGTGAAATCGCTGGATACCAAAGCGGGAACGGTCACGATCACCCATGGTCCCATCAAGGAATTCGGATGGAAGGGGATGACCATGGCCTTCAGCGTAAAGCACCGATCATTCCTTTCCTCCCTGAAAAAAGGGGAGCAGGTTCAATTCGATGTCATTCAGGGCAATAACGGGCCGGTCATTACAAAGATTGAAGAACGTCCGTGA
- a CDS encoding efflux RND transporter permease subunit gives MISRIISLSVQRRYWVLGICLLILAWGSISLYQSPLDAIPDLSDTQVIVKASFAGQPPSVVENQVTYPLTTAFLTIPGVRHVRGYSDFGNSLIYILFKEGTDQYWARSRVLEYLNQVEGRLPQGVTASLGPDATGLGWIYEYALLDKTHRYDLSRLRSIQDWFLRFELQSIHGVAQVASVGGMVTEFQVEVDPRKLLGYHIPLSKVEKAIRNSNGDVGGSVVDMGESQFMVRSRGYIRSLEDIRNIPLSLGAGGVPVRLSDVASVHFGPELRLGIAELDGKGEVAGGIVISRGGTNALKIIEAVKKKLRDLKPMLPPGVEIVTTYDRSRLILKSIRTLLEKLLEESIAVSLVCLLFLSRIRSSLVAILSLPVGIFAAFVLMARQGLTANIMSLGGIAVSIGVMVDAAIVMIENMHKHRERSGESETSWETAIQSAQEVGPSLFFSLLVITVSFLPIFALQDQEGRLFKPLAFTKTYSIAISAGLSITLVPVLMGFLIRGKIKPEEDNVINRILVFLYRPVIGWVLQHRKLTIAFACACLATSAIPLSHLGTEFMPPLYEGDLLYMPTLTPGVSVGESAHLLQITDRLIKTVPEVARVFGQAGRAETATDSAHLTMFDTVVMLKPRDQWTSGVTLEQVREHLNQVVSLPGVSNIWTMPIINRVNMLSTGIKSPLGLKVTAPSLETINRIDQEIQTVLKRLPETSSVYADRLTGGRYIVVDIHREKAARYGLNIEDVNRLVETAIGGERLTTVIQGRKRFPVNLRYPREDRGSLDAIGASLLSTPDGQEVPLSRLASLSIEDGPTMIKTENARLTGWIYIEPKGGNLGGYVELARKAIARSVTLPPGTTLSWSGQYTSIERARKRLELVLPLAFGLIVALLFVHFRSVAKTGMVLLSLPFAVLGSLWFLYGLHYRLSVAVVTGMIALAGVAAEFGIVMILYLDRSVDRRMAEGSLRTPEDLDEAILEGTLYRLRPIAMTGTVILAGLLPIMWSHKTGSDVMKRIAAPMVGGMVTAMILSLLVIPVLFRMWKGGDLRKKNPNEDSVYHPSQPKEMSPSETLEP, from the coding sequence ATGATCTCCCGGATCATTTCATTGTCTGTTCAACGGAGATATTGGGTCCTGGGAATCTGTCTGCTCATTCTGGCCTGGGGAAGCATCTCCCTGTACCAAAGTCCGCTCGATGCGATTCCGGACCTATCCGACACACAGGTTATTGTCAAAGCATCCTTTGCCGGTCAGCCTCCGTCCGTTGTCGAAAATCAGGTGACTTATCCCCTTACGACCGCCTTCCTGACCATTCCCGGAGTCCGCCATGTGCGCGGCTATTCCGACTTCGGAAACTCCCTCATTTATATTCTCTTCAAGGAAGGGACCGACCAGTACTGGGCCAGATCCCGTGTTCTCGAATACCTGAATCAGGTCGAGGGTCGTCTCCCGCAAGGAGTGACAGCATCCCTTGGTCCGGATGCCACCGGACTGGGATGGATTTATGAATATGCACTCCTCGACAAAACGCACCGGTATGACCTGTCGCGTCTCCGGTCTATTCAGGACTGGTTTTTGAGGTTTGAGCTCCAGAGCATTCATGGCGTGGCGCAGGTGGCCTCCGTCGGCGGGATGGTCACGGAGTTCCAGGTCGAAGTGGATCCAAGAAAACTGTTGGGCTACCACATCCCCCTGTCCAAAGTCGAAAAAGCCATACGGAACTCGAACGGCGATGTGGGAGGATCGGTCGTGGACATGGGAGAGTCGCAGTTTATGGTCCGAAGCCGCGGGTATATCCGGTCCCTTGAGGATATCAGAAATATCCCTCTTTCTCTCGGTGCCGGAGGTGTTCCCGTGCGGCTTTCGGACGTAGCCTCCGTCCACTTTGGCCCGGAACTGCGCCTGGGCATTGCCGAGCTTGACGGAAAGGGCGAGGTTGCCGGTGGAATTGTCATTTCGCGGGGGGGAACAAATGCCCTCAAGATCATCGAAGCGGTCAAGAAAAAACTCCGGGATCTCAAGCCCATGCTGCCTCCCGGGGTGGAGATCGTGACGACCTATGATCGTTCCCGGCTGATTCTGAAAAGCATCAGAACCCTCCTGGAAAAACTTCTGGAAGAATCCATTGCTGTCTCGTTGGTCTGTCTTCTCTTCCTCTCCCGCATCCGGTCATCGCTGGTGGCGATCCTGAGCCTTCCGGTCGGGATCTTTGCAGCGTTTGTCCTGATGGCCCGCCAAGGACTTACCGCCAATATCATGTCTCTTGGCGGAATCGCCGTTTCGATCGGCGTCATGGTCGACGCGGCCATCGTGATGATCGAAAACATGCACAAACACCGGGAGCGCTCCGGCGAATCGGAAACCTCCTGGGAGACCGCGATCCAGTCCGCACAGGAAGTCGGTCCCTCCCTCTTCTTTTCTCTTTTGGTGATCACTGTATCGTTTCTTCCTATATTCGCCCTTCAGGACCAGGAAGGTCGTCTCTTCAAACCATTGGCCTTCACCAAAACGTATTCCATCGCGATTTCCGCCGGTCTTTCGATCACGCTTGTACCGGTTCTGATGGGATTTCTGATCCGGGGAAAAATAAAGCCGGAAGAGGACAATGTCATCAACCGGATACTTGTTTTCCTTTACCGGCCAGTGATCGGATGGGTTCTCCAACACCGGAAGCTGACCATCGCGTTCGCATGTGCATGCCTTGCCACTTCCGCCATCCCCCTGAGTCACCTGGGGACAGAGTTCATGCCTCCACTCTATGAAGGCGATCTCCTATACATGCCGACCCTGACGCCCGGTGTTTCCGTGGGAGAATCCGCCCATCTTCTCCAGATTACCGACCGTCTCATCAAAACGGTTCCGGAAGTGGCGCGGGTATTCGGGCAGGCCGGACGGGCAGAAACAGCCACCGATTCGGCCCATCTTACGATGTTCGATACTGTCGTGATGTTAAAACCCCGGGACCAGTGGACCTCCGGGGTGACGCTTGAACAGGTCAGGGAGCATTTGAACCAGGTCGTGTCTCTTCCGGGAGTCTCAAACATCTGGACCATGCCGATTATCAACCGGGTCAACATGCTGAGTACCGGAATCAAATCGCCTCTTGGCCTCAAGGTCACGGCCCCGTCACTTGAGACTATCAACCGGATCGACCAGGAAATCCAGACTGTTCTAAAAAGACTCCCGGAAACCTCTTCCGTTTATGCCGACCGTCTCACCGGAGGCCGGTACATTGTCGTGGATATCCACCGCGAAAAAGCTGCCCGTTATGGTCTCAACATCGAAGATGTCAACCGGCTGGTGGAAACGGCTATCGGCGGAGAACGCCTTACAACCGTGATTCAGGGTCGAAAACGCTTCCCGGTCAACCTCCGTTACCCCAGAGAGGATCGGGGATCCCTGGACGCCATTGGCGCTTCACTCCTTTCCACACCGGACGGACAGGAAGTTCCTCTCTCCCGCCTGGCCTCTCTCAGCATTGAAGATGGTCCGACGATGATCAAGACAGAAAATGCCCGACTCACGGGGTGGATCTACATCGAGCCCAAGGGAGGGAACCTAGGTGGCTATGTCGAGCTGGCCCGAAAGGCCATCGCCCGTTCCGTCACATTGCCTCCGGGAACGACTCTGTCCTGGTCGGGACAGTACACCTCCATCGAACGGGCGCGGAAAAGACTGGAACTGGTTCTCCCTCTCGCCTTCGGGCTCATTGTCGCCCTTCTGTTTGTCCATTTCCGGAGCGTTGCCAAGACAGGAATGGTGCTCCTGTCGCTCCCCTTTGCAGTGCTCGGAAGTCTGTGGTTTCTCTATGGACTTCATTACAGGCTGTCCGTAGCGGTCGTTACAGGGATGATTGCCCTGGCCGGAGTCGCCGCCGAATTTGGAATAGTGATGATTCTGTACCTCGATCGTTCGGTTGATCGCCGCATGGCAGAAGGAAGCCTCAGAACACCGGAGGATCTCGATGAAGCGATTCTCGAAGGAACGCTCTATCGCCTGCGTCCCATCGCCATGACGGGAACAGTTATCCTGGCTGGACTGCTCCCGATCATGTGGAGTCACAAAACCGGATCGGATGTCATGAAACGGATTGCCGCGCCAATGGTAGGCGGCATGGTGACCGCCATGATCCTAAGCCTTCTGGTGATCCCCGTGCTGTTCAGGATGTGGAAAGGAGGCGATCTCCGGAAAAAAAATCCGAACGAAGATTCTGTCTACCATCCATCACAACCGAAGGAAATGTCTCCTTCGGAAACACTCGAACCTTAG
- a CDS encoding efflux RND transporter periplasmic adaptor subunit yields the protein MNRKLFVSISLALSLGMGIGAGAIRWMDASNTSTPKKYRNMKGKPERKILYWRNPMNPSIRADHPMKDNMGMDYIPVYAEPSASSGKSVSVDSGIRQTLGVRIAPVVKRTFARTIRTAATVTFDEHRIRVITTRFSGWIRNLSVLSTGDPVRKGDIIAWIYSPELASSEAEAQIALQALNSNPSWPDNQKIWDAAQERLRLLGVPDTEIARLKQTGKPRSVIPVHSPYSGVVTSISARIGGAVSPEKPLMTLADTTRVWVDVFLYSPDLAWVKAGDPVILHPPSMASRHYKGTLRFVNPEVEKTSRTFRARVDVRNPDGFLKVGMYLEAILRPDPHPNALVIPREALIRTGKKTVVITEVGQGRFRPVRVTVGARSPHWIEVSSGLQEGERVVVSGQFLLDAESRFENVSDRMDEGGHP from the coding sequence ATGAACCGTAAACTATTTGTTTCAATCTCTTTAGCCCTTTCCCTGGGAATGGGAATCGGTGCCGGAGCGATCCGCTGGATGGACGCATCAAACACATCCACCCCGAAAAAATACCGGAATATGAAGGGAAAGCCGGAACGGAAGATTCTGTACTGGAGGAATCCCATGAACCCATCCATTCGTGCGGATCATCCGATGAAGGACAACATGGGGATGGACTATATCCCCGTCTATGCGGAACCGTCCGCTTCTTCCGGAAAATCCGTCTCGGTCGATTCCGGCATCCGGCAGACACTCGGAGTCCGGATCGCCCCGGTCGTGAAAAGGACCTTTGCCCGGACGATTCGCACAGCGGCGACCGTCACCTTCGACGAACATCGGATACGGGTGATCACCACACGGTTTTCGGGATGGATCCGGAATCTGTCCGTCCTCTCGACCGGCGATCCGGTTCGAAAGGGGGACATCATCGCATGGATTTATTCTCCCGAACTGGCCAGCTCGGAAGCGGAAGCGCAGATCGCCCTTCAAGCCCTGAACTCCAATCCATCCTGGCCGGACAATCAGAAAATCTGGGACGCGGCACAGGAACGCCTTCGCCTTCTCGGAGTACCGGACACGGAAATCGCACGACTGAAACAGACGGGAAAGCCCCGGTCAGTCATTCCGGTCCACTCTCCCTACTCGGGGGTCGTGACGTCGATTTCCGCGCGGATCGGAGGGGCCGTCTCTCCGGAGAAACCCCTGATGACGCTCGCAGACACCACAAGAGTGTGGGTCGACGTCTTCCTTTATTCTCCCGATCTCGCCTGGGTCAAAGCGGGAGACCCGGTCATCCTCCACCCCCCGTCCATGGCTTCCCGGCATTACAAGGGAACGCTCCGGTTTGTCAACCCTGAAGTCGAGAAGACAAGCCGAACCTTCCGCGCCCGGGTAGACGTCCGGAATCCCGACGGCTTCCTGAAGGTCGGGATGTACCTAGAAGCCATTCTCCGCCCTGATCCGCACCCCAATGCCCTGGTGATTCCGCGGGAGGCCCTGATCCGAACCGGAAAGAAAACGGTCGTGATCACAGAAGTCGGACAGGGGCGATTCCGGCCGGTCAGGGTGACCGTCGGTGCGCGTTCGCCGCACTGGATCGAAGTATCCTCGGGTCTTCAGGAAGGAGAACGGGTGGTTGTCAGCGGACAGTTTCTTCTGGATGCGGAATCCCGGTTTGAAAACGTGTCGGACCGAATGGACGAAGGGGGGCACCCATGA
- a CDS encoding TolC family protein → MSRLHLMSFSLFSREKPSRGLSPSSSPPFFRIRGVTPILLLYLLLSGTMQGEISFWRDSITPAWADRATVLPPDPLASPNIPVFTLNQTVRLALGRNPDIAKERALVGQKTARSIEAGELPDPKLVLGEQYFPIGFNMGQSLLTMTTVGLRQSFFPWGKRDLLRQRSLREQEASRWNLKDSEVRLVRDVRLAWIDLYQDTRKEALLTSLSSLWQKAFQAALTRYGQGTAAESDLLLSQFQKDNLLDRQEALRVQEKKSLYRLMRLARISRPFRISQKEPRLPSPLPESALLNRINKHPALESRQAKDDAQAIGVLAARKDRIPAISVEGDYSYFMGPSLITSTPNLFSIVLTMNLPIRPGERQDQKIREEEHGLESVEAQHEELRQKLVEKIRNSEEDYRTLTRRMLFLDRILLPEATRNVDAALAGYATGSVHMDRVLGAMRKVEEIEIRSLALRAERMRAMTELSYLDGTLQGGFNEP, encoded by the coding sequence ATGTCACGTCTCCACTTAATGTCTTTTTCCCTGTTTTCTCGGGAAAAGCCTTCAAGAGGCCTTTCCCCTTCCAGTAGCCCCCCGTTTTTCAGAATACGAGGGGTTACTCCGATTCTTCTTCTGTACCTTCTTCTATCTGGCACCATGCAGGGGGAGATCTCGTTCTGGAGGGATTCGATTACCCCGGCATGGGCCGATCGCGCCACCGTTCTTCCTCCGGATCCCCTTGCATCCCCGAATATTCCTGTATTCACGCTGAATCAGACCGTTCGCCTTGCCCTCGGACGAAACCCGGACATCGCCAAGGAACGTGCGCTTGTAGGACAGAAAACAGCTCGCTCTATCGAAGCGGGAGAGTTGCCGGATCCCAAGCTGGTTTTGGGCGAACAGTATTTCCCGATCGGTTTCAACATGGGACAAAGCCTCCTGACCATGACAACAGTGGGCCTTCGCCAAAGCTTCTTTCCTTGGGGAAAAAGAGATCTCCTGCGCCAACGTTCCCTCCGGGAACAGGAAGCCTCCAGATGGAATCTGAAAGATAGTGAGGTCCGCCTTGTCAGGGATGTCCGGCTGGCCTGGATCGATCTCTACCAAGACACACGGAAGGAAGCCCTGCTCACTTCCCTCTCTTCTCTCTGGCAGAAGGCCTTCCAGGCGGCTCTGACGCGCTATGGACAGGGAACGGCAGCCGAATCGGACCTCCTGCTGTCCCAGTTCCAGAAAGATAATCTTCTCGACAGGCAGGAAGCCCTTCGAGTGCAGGAGAAAAAGAGCCTGTATCGTCTGATGCGTCTCGCCCGCATCTCCCGACCCTTCAGGATTTCTCAGAAAGAACCCCGCCTTCCTTCCCCCCTTCCCGAGTCCGCCCTGTTGAACCGGATCAACAAACACCCGGCACTCGAATCCCGACAAGCCAAAGACGACGCCCAGGCCATTGGCGTCCTGGCGGCTAGAAAAGACAGAATTCCGGCTATTTCCGTCGAAGGGGACTACAGCTACTTCATGGGTCCAAGCTTAATCACGAGCACACCGAACCTGTTTTCCATCGTCCTGACCATGAACCTTCCGATACGTCCCGGAGAACGGCAGGATCAGAAAATCCGGGAAGAAGAACATGGCCTCGAGTCTGTCGAAGCTCAGCATGAGGAACTGCGCCAGAAACTTGTCGAAAAGATCCGGAATTCTGAAGAGGACTACAGAACACTGACCCGCCGAATGCTTTTTCTCGATCGAATTCTTCTCCCTGAAGCTACTCGGAATGTGGATGCCGCTTTGGCGGGGTATGCGACAGGCTCCGTCCATATGGACCGTGTTCTGGGGGCCATGAGAAAAGTCGAGGAAATCGAAATCCGGTCGCTCGCTCTTCGGGCGGAGCGGATGAGGGCAATGACCGAGCTCTCCTATCTGGACGGCACGCTTCAGGGAGGTTTCAATGAACCGTAA
- a CDS encoding DUF2283 domain-containing protein yields the protein MGRNIVKVWYDPEGDFLEVLFEKKEGYFRETSDDRVMEKVDMQGHVIGFSVLGTRNLAKMPLEVALS from the coding sequence ATGGGAAGAAATATAGTAAAAGTCTGGTACGATCCCGAAGGAGATTTTCTGGAAGTCCTCTTCGAAAAGAAAGAAGGGTATTTCCGGGAAACGAGTGATGATCGAGTGATGGAGAAAGTCGACATGCAAGGGCATGTCATCGGTTTTTCCGTTCTCGGCACCCGTAATCTTGCTAAAATGCCTCTTGAAGTGGCCCTATCTTAG
- a CDS encoding tyrosine-type recombinase/integrase, whose amino-acid sequence MGVYKRGNTWQAIVRIKGHETVAHTFDTKAQAEEWHEETRFEIRRGRYFSRKEVENTTLAEALDRYEREILPSKKSQRPVRVVIRQWLAHPLAKRALVSIRGSDIAAWRDHRLKTLSPNTVRLDLALLSHLFTIAIKEWGMTGLVNPVQQIRKPKLPKGRDRRLNPGELDRIVKASCSPLLPEIIRFALETAMRRGEITGMTWKLVDLKKRTATLLDTKNGEKRIVPLSLEAVRILSGIPRRIDGQVWGLEDQSVTRAFERAVSRARAVYKKECEEKKGNPDPSFLVDITFHDLRHEATSRFFELGFDATKVKEITGHKTYSMLSRYTHLKAEDIAIEMDRLEKRKVEDLSEKLK is encoded by the coding sequence ATGGGCGTTTATAAGCGTGGTAATACCTGGCAGGCCATCGTACGGATCAAGGGGCATGAAACTGTCGCCCACACCTTTGACACCAAGGCGCAAGCTGAGGAATGGCACGAGGAAACGCGATTCGAAATCCGGAGAGGACGTTATTTTTCCCGGAAAGAAGTCGAGAACACAACCTTGGCCGAAGCCCTCGACCGTTACGAACGGGAAATTCTTCCTTCCAAAAAAAGTCAGAGGCCCGTTCGGGTTGTCATCAGACAATGGCTGGCCCATCCCCTGGCAAAACGCGCTCTTGTCTCAATCCGTGGATCGGACATAGCTGCATGGCGGGATCATCGGCTCAAGACTCTTTCACCAAATACCGTTCGTCTGGATTTGGCCCTTTTGTCCCACCTTTTTACGATCGCCATCAAGGAATGGGGAATGACAGGACTGGTCAATCCCGTCCAGCAAATCCGAAAACCCAAACTCCCCAAAGGTCGGGACCGCCGGCTGAATCCCGGAGAACTGGATAGGATCGTCAAGGCTTCATGCTCCCCTCTCCTTCCGGAAATTATCCGTTTTGCACTGGAAACGGCCATGCGCCGGGGGGAAATCACCGGGATGACCTGGAAACTGGTGGATTTAAAAAAACGGACCGCGACCCTTCTGGATACGAAGAATGGGGAAAAGAGAATTGTCCCCCTTTCATTGGAAGCCGTTCGAATACTGTCCGGTATTCCCCGAAGAATCGACGGTCAGGTTTGGGGGCTAGAAGACCAGTCTGTTACCCGGGCGTTCGAACGTGCTGTCTCCCGAGCCCGCGCTGTCTATAAAAAGGAATGCGAAGAGAAGAAGGGGAATCCCGATCCTTCCTTCCTGGTCGACATAACCTTTCACGACCTTCGGCACGAAGCCACCAGCCGGTTCTTCGAGTTGGGTTTTGACGCCACAAAGGTCAAAGAGATCACTGGACACAAAACATATTCGATGCTCTCCCGGTATACGCACCTGAAGGCCGAGGACATTGCGATCGAGATGGACCGCCTTGAGAAGCGAAAAGTGGAAGACCTGTCGGAGAAGTTGAAATGA